The following proteins are co-located in the Mesorhizobium sp. M1E.F.Ca.ET.045.02.1.1 genome:
- the rplT gene encoding 50S ribosomal protein L20: MARVKRGVTAHAKHKKVLKAAKGFYGRRKNTIRIAKQAVEKSLQYAYRDRKNRKRSFRALWIQRINAAVHEHGLTYGRFIDGLNKAGIEIDRKILSDMAIHEPQAFAALVAKAKVALEYLKNTTPNAFESAVA; the protein is encoded by the coding sequence ATGGCACGCGTAAAGAGAGGCGTTACCGCCCACGCCAAGCACAAGAAGGTCCTGAAAGCCGCCAAGGGTTTCTACGGCCGCCGCAAGAACACCATCCGCATCGCCAAGCAGGCGGTGGAGAAGTCGCTGCAGTACGCCTATCGCGACCGCAAGAACCGCAAGCGCTCGTTCCGCGCGCTGTGGATCCAGCGCATCAACGCGGCGGTGCACGAGCACGGCCTGACCTATGGCCGCTTCATCGACGGCCTCAACAAGGCCGGCATCGAGATCGACCGCAAGATCCTTTCGGACATGGCCATCCACGAGCCGCAGGCTTTCGCCGCGCTGGTCGCCAAGGCCAAGGTCGCGCTCGAATATCTGAAGAACACCACACCGAATGCTTTTGAGAGCGCTGTCGCCTAA
- a CDS encoding aldo/keto reductase, whose protein sequence is MQTRKLGTELEVFPVGLGCMGMSFGYGGQPEAEAIATLRRAVEIGVTFFDTAEVYGPYENEILLGKALKPVRDKVTIATKFGFKILDEGTGTDRMAGVDSRPEHVKAVAEASLKRLGTDVIDLYYQHRVDPNVPIEDTVGAMAELVREGKVRALGLSEASAATIRRAHAVHPIAAVQSEYSLWSRDPEDEVFAVCRELGIGFVPYSPLGRGLLTGTLSKPDALGAGDWRLGLPRFQAEAMEANNAVIAVLEKMAAEKGVTSAQLALAWVLHQGDFIVPIPGARKLRHLEQNTAAAGIALSAAEVAAIGDALSPDKVVGKRYTEELLALVNG, encoded by the coding sequence ATGCAAACCCGCAAACTCGGAACTGAACTCGAAGTCTTCCCCGTCGGCCTCGGCTGCATGGGCATGAGCTTCGGCTATGGCGGCCAGCCGGAGGCGGAAGCGATCGCCACGCTGCGCCGCGCCGTCGAGATCGGCGTCACCTTCTTCGACACGGCCGAGGTCTACGGCCCTTATGAGAACGAGATTCTGCTCGGCAAGGCGCTGAAGCCGGTGCGTGACAAGGTGACCATCGCCACCAAGTTCGGCTTCAAGATTCTCGATGAGGGCACGGGCACCGACCGCATGGCCGGTGTCGACAGCCGCCCCGAGCACGTCAAGGCGGTGGCCGAAGCCTCGCTGAAGCGGCTCGGCACCGATGTCATCGACCTCTATTACCAGCACCGCGTCGATCCGAACGTGCCGATCGAGGACACGGTCGGCGCCATGGCCGAATTGGTGCGCGAGGGCAAGGTACGCGCGCTCGGCCTGTCGGAGGCAAGTGCGGCGACCATCCGCCGGGCCCATGCCGTGCACCCGATCGCCGCCGTGCAGAGCGAATATTCGCTGTGGAGCCGCGATCCCGAGGACGAGGTCTTCGCTGTCTGCCGCGAGCTCGGCATCGGCTTCGTGCCCTACAGCCCGCTCGGACGCGGCCTGCTCACCGGCACGCTCAGCAAGCCGGATGCGCTCGGCGCCGGCGACTGGCGCCTCGGCCTGCCGCGCTTCCAGGCCGAGGCCATGGAAGCCAACAACGCCGTCATCGCGGTGTTGGAAAAAATGGCGGCGGAAAAGGGCGTGACGTCGGCGCAACTGGCGCTCGCCTGGGTGCTGCACCAGGGCGATTTCATCGTACCGATCCCCGGTGCGCGAAAGCTCCGCCATCTGGAGCAGAACACGGCGGCGGCGGGGATCGCGCTGAGCGCGGCCGAGGTCGCGGCGATCGGCGATGCGCTGTCGCCCGACAAGGTGGTCGGCAAGCGCTACACGGAAGAGCTGCTGGCGCTGGTGAATGGGTGA
- a CDS encoding GFA family protein gives MTAPHTGGCRCGAVRFEASAEPHHISYCHCSDCRRASGAPVSAFVGFMTDQVALEGKALKSYCNGPVERSFCGTCGSPIAYVDQRLDNRIYFMLGAMDMPAYFRPTLHAHVREQLPFLHMPDDLPRHLKTSVPRPEEQRPDGTQS, from the coding sequence ATGACGGCCCCGCACACCGGCGGCTGCCGCTGCGGCGCGGTGAGGTTCGAGGCGTCAGCCGAGCCGCACCACATCAGCTATTGCCATTGCAGCGATTGCCGCCGCGCCAGCGGCGCGCCGGTGTCGGCCTTCGTCGGCTTCATGACCGACCAGGTCGCGCTCGAGGGCAAGGCGCTGAAAAGCTACTGCAACGGCCCGGTGGAGCGCTCGTTCTGCGGCACCTGCGGCTCACCGATCGCCTATGTCGACCAGCGGCTCGACAACCGGATCTATTTCATGCTCGGCGCCATGGACATGCCGGCCTATTTCAGGCCGACGCTGCATGCCCATGTGCGCGAGCAACTGCCCTTCCTGCACATGCCGGACGATTTGCCGAGACATCTGAAGACCAGCGTGCCCAGGCCCGAAGAACAAAGACCCGACGGAACACAGTCATGA
- the pheS gene encoding phenylalanine--tRNA ligase subunit alpha produces MNATAGNLETLEASLLADIAAASDEAAIEAVRVSALGKKGSVSEMLKTLGAMSAEERQVKGPAINGLKYRVTEALTARRAELKDVAIAARLAAETVDVTLPVRQSPAERGRIHPISQVTDEIAAIFGDLGFSIAEGPDIETDHYNFTALNFPEGHPAREMHDTFFFQPDEKGERKLLRTHTSPVQIRTMERQKPPIRIVIPGKTYRQDSDATHSPMFHQVEGLVIDKTANIANMKWVLEEFCKAFFEVPSVKMRFRPSFFPFTEPSLEVDIQCDRSRPGEVRFGEGSDWMEILGCGMVHPNVLRSGGLDPDEYQGFAWGMGIDRIAMLKYGMPDLRAFFDADVRWLTHYGFRPLDLPTLFGGLST; encoded by the coding sequence GTGAACGCCACTGCTGGAAATCTTGAAACCCTTGAAGCTTCCCTTCTAGCCGACATCGCGGCGGCTTCGGATGAAGCCGCGATCGAGGCGGTGCGCGTCTCGGCGCTGGGCAAGAAGGGCTCGGTCTCCGAAATGCTGAAGACGCTCGGCGCGATGAGCGCCGAGGAGCGGCAGGTGAAGGGTCCGGCGATCAACGGCCTGAAGTACCGCGTCACCGAGGCGCTGACCGCACGCAGGGCGGAGCTGAAGGACGTGGCGATCGCCGCCCGGCTTGCCGCCGAGACGGTCGATGTGACGCTGCCGGTGCGCCAGTCGCCGGCCGAGCGCGGCCGCATCCATCCGATCAGCCAGGTGACAGACGAGATCGCGGCGATCTTCGGCGATCTCGGCTTCTCGATCGCCGAAGGTCCGGACATCGAAACCGACCACTACAACTTCACCGCGCTGAATTTCCCGGAAGGCCATCCGGCGCGGGAGATGCACGACACCTTCTTCTTCCAGCCGGACGAGAAGGGCGAACGCAAGCTTTTGCGCACGCACACCTCGCCGGTGCAGATCCGCACCATGGAGCGGCAGAAGCCGCCGATCCGCATCGTCATCCCCGGCAAGACCTACCGGCAGGATTCGGACGCCACGCACTCGCCGATGTTCCATCAGGTCGAGGGGCTGGTGATCGACAAGACCGCCAACATCGCCAACATGAAGTGGGTGCTGGAGGAGTTCTGCAAGGCCTTCTTCGAGGTGCCGAGCGTGAAAATGCGCTTCCGGCCATCCTTCTTCCCGTTCACCGAACCCAGCCTTGAGGTCGACATCCAGTGCGACCGCTCGCGGCCCGGCGAAGTGCGCTTCGGCGAAGGCTCCGACTGGATGGAGATCCTGGGCTGCGGCATGGTGCACCCCAACGTGCTGCGTTCCGGCGGGCTCGACCCCGACGAATACCAGGGCTTCGCCTGGGGCATGGGCATCGACCGCATCGCCATGCTGAAATACGGCATGCCGGACCTGCGCGCCTTCTTCGACGCCGACGTGCGCTGGCTCACGCATTACGGCTTCAGGCCGCTCGACCTGCCGACGCTGTTCGGGGGACTCTCCACATGA
- the pheT gene encoding phenylalanine--tRNA ligase subunit beta, protein MKFTLSWLKDHLETDASLAEIVARLTAIGLEVEHVDDKAGLKPFVIARVLTAVQHPDADRLRVLTVDTGDGKPPVQVVCGAPNARAGLIGAFAAPGTYIPGIDVTLSVGKIRGVESHGMMCSERELQLSDEHTGIIDLPEDAPVGTSFAAYAHLDDPVIEINLTPNRPDATSVYGIARDLAASGLGRLTGGAIMPHAGEGLCPVKVTIEAPDLCPGFALRLVKGVKNGPSPKWLQQRLIAIGLRPISALVDITNYVTFDRGRPLHVFDAAKVAGNLVVRRAKDGETVLALDGREYTLTPEMCVIADDNGVESIAGIMGGEHSGCDENTTDVLIESALWDPITTARTGRTLGIISDARYRFERGVDPEFMVPGVELATKLVLDFCGGTPTEMEVAGYAGHKPMIVSFPISEVKRLTGIEVPKEEALGILTRLGFEPQGSGDVVKVKVPSWRPDIDGKADLVEEVMRIHGVDNILAQPLTSHDAVNGKILTTLQVRTRAAKRALAVRGMMEAVTWSFIPAKHAELFGGGQTALKLANPIAADMSDMRPSLLPGLIAAAQRNADRGIGDVALFEVSGTYEGDGADQQRRVAAGVRRGTAKLDGSGRSWAGNSGPVGVFDAKADAIAALEACGAPVDRLQLEPGGPAWYHPGRSGTIKLGPKTVLGTFGEFHPRTLDALDASGPICGFEIYVDAVPEPKAKPTRTKPRLELSPFQAVKRDFAFVVDRSVEAGTLVRAALAADKKLVTGVSVFDVFEGAALGAAKKSIAIEVSIQPVEKTLTDEDFEALAKRIVDNVNKQTGGVLRA, encoded by the coding sequence ATGAAATTCACCCTCTCCTGGCTCAAGGACCATCTCGAGACCGACGCCTCGCTTGCCGAGATCGTCGCGCGGCTGACCGCGATCGGCCTCGAAGTCGAGCATGTCGACGACAAGGCGGGCCTGAAGCCCTTCGTCATCGCCAGGGTGTTGACCGCGGTTCAGCACCCCGACGCCGATCGCCTGCGCGTGCTGACCGTCGACACCGGCGACGGCAAACCGCCTGTTCAAGTCGTATGCGGCGCGCCGAACGCCCGCGCGGGCCTAATCGGGGCCTTCGCGGCGCCCGGCACCTATATTCCCGGCATCGACGTGACGCTCTCGGTCGGCAAGATCCGCGGCGTCGAGAGCCACGGCATGATGTGCTCCGAGCGCGAGTTGCAGCTTTCGGACGAGCATACCGGCATCATCGACCTACCCGAGGATGCGCCGGTCGGCACCAGCTTCGCGGCCTACGCGCATCTCGACGATCCCGTGATCGAGATCAACCTGACGCCGAACCGGCCGGACGCGACCAGCGTCTACGGCATCGCGCGCGACCTCGCGGCGAGCGGGCTCGGCCGACTCACTGGCGGCGCGATCATGCCGCATGCCGGCGAAGGCCTGTGCCCGGTCAAGGTCACGATCGAGGCGCCCGACCTCTGCCCCGGTTTCGCGCTCAGGCTGGTGAAGGGCGTCAAGAACGGCCCGTCGCCGAAATGGCTGCAGCAGCGGCTGATCGCCATCGGGCTTCGGCCGATCAGCGCGCTGGTCGACATCACCAACTACGTCACCTTCGACCGGGGCCGGCCGCTGCATGTGTTCGATGCCGCGAAGGTCGCCGGCAACCTCGTGGTGCGCCGCGCCAAGGACGGCGAGACGGTGCTGGCGCTCGATGGCCGCGAATACACGCTGACGCCCGAGATGTGCGTGATCGCCGACGACAACGGCGTCGAATCGATCGCCGGCATCATGGGCGGCGAGCATTCGGGCTGCGACGAGAACACCACCGACGTGCTGATCGAATCGGCGCTCTGGGACCCGATCACCACGGCACGCACCGGCCGCACGCTCGGTATCATCAGCGATGCGCGCTATCGCTTCGAGCGCGGCGTCGACCCCGAATTCATGGTGCCGGGCGTCGAGCTCGCGACCAAGCTGGTGCTCGATTTCTGCGGCGGCACGCCGACGGAAATGGAGGTTGCCGGCTATGCCGGGCACAAGCCGATGATCGTGTCCTTCCCGATCTCGGAAGTGAAGCGGCTGACCGGTATCGAGGTGCCGAAAGAAGAAGCGCTCGGCATCCTCACCCGGCTCGGCTTCGAGCCGCAGGGCTCGGGCGATGTCGTCAAGGTGAAGGTGCCGTCGTGGCGGCCGGATATCGACGGCAAGGCGGATCTGGTCGAGGAGGTGATGCGCATCCACGGCGTCGACAACATCCTGGCCCAGCCGCTGACCTCGCATGACGCCGTCAACGGCAAGATCCTGACCACGCTGCAGGTGCGCACCCGTGCCGCCAAGCGCGCGCTGGCCGTGCGCGGCATGATGGAGGCCGTCACCTGGTCGTTCATCCCGGCCAAACACGCCGAGCTGTTCGGCGGCGGCCAGACCGCGCTGAAGCTCGCCAATCCGATCGCCGCCGACATGTCCGACATGCGGCCCTCGCTGCTGCCCGGGCTGATCGCCGCCGCGCAGCGCAACGCCGATCGCGGCATCGGCGACGTGGCGCTGTTCGAGGTCTCCGGCACCTATGAGGGCGATGGGGCCGACCAGCAGCGGCGCGTCGCCGCCGGCGTGCGGCGCGGCACCGCCAAGCTCGACGGTTCGGGCCGCAGCTGGGCCGGCAATTCCGGACCTGTCGGCGTGTTCGACGCCAAGGCCGATGCGATCGCGGCGCTTGAAGCCTGCGGCGCGCCGGTCGACCGGCTGCAGCTCGAGCCCGGCGGTCCTGCCTGGTACCATCCGGGACGTTCCGGCACGATCAAGCTCGGGCCGAAGACCGTGCTCGGCACTTTCGGCGAGTTCCATCCGAGGACGCTGGACGCGCTCGACGCGTCGGGGCCGATCTGCGGCTTCGAGATCTATGTCGACGCCGTGCCGGAGCCGAAGGCCAAGCCGACACGCACCAAGCCGAGGCTGGAGCTGTCGCCGTTCCAGGCAGTGAAGCGCGACTTCGCCTTCGTCGTCGACAGGTCGGTCGAGGCCGGCACGCTGGTGCGGGCAGCTTTGGCCGCCGACAAGAAGCTGGTCACCGGCGTCTCGGTGTTCGACGTCTTCGAGGGCGCTGCGCTGGGTGCGGCAAAGAAGTCGATCGCCATCGAAGTCTCGATCCAGCCTGTCGAGAAGACGCTGACCGACGAGGATTTCGAGGCGCTGGCAAAACGCATCGTCGACAACGTCAACAAGCAGACGGGCGGCGTGCTCAGAGCTTAG
- the infC gene encoding translation initiation factor IF-3 — protein sequence MRRPFKAAAPTKDGPRSNRDIRVPRVQLIDAEGNNRGDVSINDALLLAEEAGLDLVEISPNAQPPVVKILDLGKLKYANQKKAAEARKNQKVIEIKEIKMRPNIDSHDYETKMKAVRRFFEEGDKVKLTLRFRGREMAHMELGMQLLNKVREEVAPIAKVEAEPKLEGRQMMMVLAPR from the coding sequence ATTCGCAGACCTTTCAAAGCAGCGGCACCCACCAAGGACGGTCCGCGCTCCAATAGAGACATCCGGGTGCCCCGGGTCCAGCTTATCGACGCAGAAGGCAACAACCGTGGCGACGTTTCCATCAATGACGCGCTGCTCCTGGCCGAAGAGGCCGGGCTTGATCTCGTCGAAATATCGCCAAACGCGCAGCCGCCCGTTGTAAAAATCCTCGATCTCGGCAAGCTGAAATACGCCAACCAGAAGAAGGCGGCCGAAGCGCGCAAGAACCAGAAGGTCATCGAGATCAAGGAGATCAAGATGCGCCCGAACATCGACAGCCATGACTACGAGACCAAGATGAAGGCCGTGCGGCGCTTCTTCGAAGAGGGCGACAAGGTCAAGCTGACGCTGCGCTTCCGCGGCCGCGAGATGGCGCATATGGAGCTCGGCATGCAGCTTCTGAACAAGGTCCGCGAGGAAGTGGCGCCGATCGCCAAGGTCGAGGCGGAGCCCAAGCTCGAAGGCCGCCAGATGATGATGGTGCTGGCGCCCCGCTGA
- the rpmI gene encoding 50S ribosomal protein L35: MPKMKTKSAAKKRFKITATGKVLSAAAGKRHGMIKRSNKFIRDARGTMVLAEPDGKKVIKNFLPNGL, from the coding sequence ATGCCCAAGATGAAGACCAAATCGGCCGCCAAGAAGCGGTTCAAGATTACTGCCACCGGCAAGGTGCTGTCGGCTGCCGCCGGCAAGCGCCATGGCATGATCAAGCGTTCCAACAAGTTCATTCGCGATGCCCGCGGCACGATGGTTCTGGCTGAACCGGACGGCAAGAAGGTCATCAAGAATTTTCTGCCGAACGGCCTCTAA
- a CDS encoding benzoate/H(+) symporter BenE family transporter, which yields MRISIPISAFVAAVVGFGGTLAIVIAAAKAVGATQIETASGVTAICLAMAIECLWLSWRTKMPVITAWSTPGLALVAASSGFTMQQAVGAFIVTGILLIATALFKPLTRLIAQIPASVASGMLAGILVSFAINAVKAIPADPWLILPLIAAFFVIRLFNPAVSVLVVLIGGGLAAFLTGRVGGLPTPELSTLTLIAPQFTASAIIGLALPLYLVTMASQNLSGLAVLKAAGYHPEPGPLIGVTGLFSLLSAPFGASTTNLAAISAALCTGPDVHPDPAERWKTVLCTRLPDLRHLRRVAGGDLRRPAAEPDRASRRPGADGASRQCAVDSTSRRGRAHAGHGHLRGHRLGAHAFRRRRGVLGAGRRNGRAFPGKTQKAIIISGSSPVLG from the coding sequence ATGCGGATTTCCATCCCGATATCCGCCTTCGTCGCGGCGGTCGTCGGCTTCGGCGGCACGTTGGCGATCGTCATCGCCGCCGCCAAGGCCGTCGGCGCCACCCAGATCGAGACCGCGAGCGGGGTGACGGCGATCTGCCTGGCCATGGCGATCGAATGCCTTTGGCTGTCCTGGCGCACGAAGATGCCGGTCATCACCGCATGGTCGACGCCCGGCCTCGCGCTGGTCGCGGCCTCCAGCGGCTTCACCATGCAGCAAGCGGTCGGCGCCTTCATCGTCACCGGCATCCTTTTGATCGCCACCGCCCTGTTCAAGCCGCTGACCCGGCTGATCGCGCAGATACCGGCCTCGGTCGCATCCGGCATGCTGGCCGGCATCCTGGTCAGCTTCGCCATCAATGCGGTCAAGGCCATTCCCGCCGATCCGTGGCTGATCCTGCCGCTGATCGCCGCCTTCTTCGTCATCCGGCTGTTCAACCCCGCGGTGTCGGTGCTGGTGGTGCTGATCGGCGGCGGCCTCGCAGCCTTCCTCACCGGCCGGGTCGGCGGCCTGCCGACGCCGGAATTGTCGACGCTGACCTTGATCGCGCCGCAGTTCACCGCCTCGGCCATCATCGGCCTGGCCTTGCCGCTCTACCTTGTCACCATGGCCTCGCAGAACCTGTCCGGTCTCGCCGTGCTGAAAGCGGCCGGCTACCATCCGGAGCCCGGCCCGCTGATCGGCGTAACCGGCCTGTTTTCGCTGCTCTCGGCGCCTTTTGGCGCCTCGACCACCAATCTGGCGGCGATCTCGGCGGCGCTCTGCACCGGTCCGGACGTCCATCCCGACCCCGCCGAGCGCTGGAAGACCGTTCTATGCACTCGCCTACCTGATCTTCGCCATCTTCGGCGCGTCGCTGGTGGCGATCTTCGCCGTCCTGCCGCCGAGCCTGATCGTGCTAGTCGCCGGCCTGGCGCTGATGGCGCCTCTCGCCAATGCGCTGTCGATAGCACTTCACGACGCGGCCGAGCGCATGCCGGCCACGGTCACCTTCGCGGTCACCGCCTCGGGGCTCACGCTTTTCGGCGTCGGCGCGGCGTTCTGGGGGCTGGTCGCCGGAATGGTCGTGCTTTTCCTGGAAAAACTCAAAAAGCGATAATCATTTCAGGCTCTTCGCCGGTTTTGGGCTGA
- a CDS encoding isoprenylcysteine carboxylmethyltransferase family protein, with protein MVDEVKFANDVPPDGLGGYQQMRRLVLAVLIVVLFAALLFGQSTFPPDTSMHESIEMFGVLLIFLGVVGRLWSTLYIGGRKSSEVVTGGPYSITRNPLYVFSTVAAAGVGAQIGSFSGIILFALLCAGAFHIVILREERFLKQALGAPYEAYLARVPRFFPKLSLYQEGDTGSFKPRLLLNTLLDGLVFLVALPAFELIDGAQQSGMLPVLFRLP; from the coding sequence ATGGTCGATGAAGTGAAATTCGCGAACGACGTCCCGCCTGACGGGCTGGGCGGCTACCAGCAGATGCGCAGGCTGGTACTGGCCGTGCTGATCGTGGTGCTGTTCGCGGCGCTGCTGTTCGGTCAGTCGACCTTTCCGCCGGATACGTCGATGCACGAGTCGATCGAGATGTTCGGCGTGCTCCTGATCTTCCTCGGCGTCGTCGGGCGCCTGTGGTCGACGCTTTACATCGGCGGGCGCAAATCTTCCGAGGTGGTCACCGGCGGGCCCTATTCGATCACCCGCAACCCTCTCTATGTGTTCTCGACGGTCGCCGCAGCCGGCGTCGGCGCGCAGATCGGCTCGTTCTCCGGCATCATCCTTTTCGCGCTTCTGTGCGCCGGCGCGTTCCATATCGTCATCCTGCGCGAGGAGAGATTCCTCAAGCAGGCGCTCGGCGCGCCTTACGAAGCCTACCTGGCGCGCGTGCCGCGCTTCTTTCCCAAGCTTTCGCTCTACCAGGAAGGCGACACCGGCAGCTTCAAGCCGCGCCTGCTCTTGAACACGCTGCTCGACGGGCTGGTGTTCCTGGTGGCGCTGCCGGCCTTCGAGCTGATCGACGGCGCCCAGCAGTCAGGGATGCTGCCGGTGCTGTTTAGGCTGCCGTAG
- a CDS encoding alpha/beta hydrolase, producing MNASTPVFIDVAGSNIAVRQAPGAVPGIVWLGGYKSDMLGTKAEALSAWTAREGRAYLRHDYSGHGESGGDFVDGTISKWLAESLAVFRRFSKGKQILVGSSMGAWIALRMIQELRKTGEDRVAGLVLLAPAPDFTIELIEPVLTKAQKRDLSKKGFFAEPSDYSDEPYIYTRALIEDGRANRVMTGPIDTHCPVHILQGLADPDVPSGHALKLAALLPADDVTLSLIPDGDHRLSRPEDLDMLKRAVGDMARRVA from the coding sequence ATGAACGCCAGCACACCAGTTTTCATCGACGTCGCGGGCTCGAATATCGCCGTCAGGCAGGCGCCGGGTGCCGTGCCCGGCATCGTCTGGCTGGGCGGCTACAAGTCCGACATGCTGGGCACCAAAGCCGAAGCACTGTCGGCCTGGACGGCCCGCGAAGGCCGCGCCTATCTGCGCCACGACTATTCCGGCCACGGCGAATCCGGCGGCGATTTTGTCGACGGCACGATCTCGAAATGGCTGGCCGAGAGCCTCGCCGTCTTCCGCCGCTTCAGCAAAGGCAAGCAGATTCTGGTCGGCTCCTCGATGGGGGCTTGGATTGCGCTGCGCATGATTCAGGAACTGCGCAAGACGGGCGAGGATCGCGTGGCCGGCCTCGTGCTGCTTGCGCCGGCGCCGGACTTCACGATCGAGCTGATCGAACCGGTGCTGACCAAGGCGCAGAAGCGCGATCTTTCGAAAAAGGGATTTTTCGCCGAACCGTCCGACTATTCGGACGAGCCCTATATCTACACGCGCGCGCTGATCGAGGACGGCCGGGCGAACCGGGTGATGACCGGGCCGATCGACACCCACTGCCCCGTCCATATCCTGCAAGGCCTGGCCGATCCCGATGTGCCGTCCGGCCATGCACTGAAGCTCGCGGCGCTGCTGCCGGCCGACGACGTCACGCTGTCGCTGATCCCCGATGGCGACCATCGCCTGTCCCGCCCCGAGGATCTCGACATGCTCAAGCGCGCCGTCGGCGACATGGCCCGGCGGGTCGCCTGA
- a CDS encoding nucleotidyltransferase family protein, translating to MHHLRYSGLPFEEQRAAFLAIVTADALLAETLARVRALALPDWLVVSGALYNSVWNHLTGKPPGYGIKDVDLFYFDDADLSYEAEDAVIRRAAKHFKGLALPVEVRNQARVHLWYPKKFGQECPRYTSASESVSYFASTAHAVGVRFDGDGALELVAPFGLDDLFSFRIVPNRVMDNQRTHEAKGSRARETWPEISVVPW from the coding sequence ATGCACCATCTCCGTTATTCCGGCCTTCCTTTCGAGGAGCAGCGCGCGGCCTTTCTCGCCATCGTCACGGCCGATGCGCTGCTGGCCGAAACGCTCGCACGGGTTCGCGCGCTTGCGCTGCCGGATTGGCTGGTGGTTTCCGGCGCGCTCTACAACAGCGTCTGGAATCATCTGACCGGCAAGCCGCCGGGCTACGGCATCAAGGACGTCGACCTGTTCTATTTCGACGACGCCGACCTCTCCTACGAGGCCGAGGATGCGGTGATCCGCCGGGCGGCGAAGCATTTCAAGGGCCTGGCGCTGCCGGTCGAGGTGCGCAACCAGGCGCGGGTGCATCTGTGGTATCCGAAGAAATTCGGGCAGGAGTGCCCGCGCTATACGAGCGCCAGCGAGTCGGTGAGCTACTTTGCCTCGACGGCGCATGCGGTGGGGGTGCGGTTCGATGGAGACGGGGCGTTGGAGCTGGTTGCACCGTTCGGGCTCGACGACCTTTTTTCGTTTCGCATCGTGCCGAACCGGGTGATGGACAACCAACGGACGCATGAGGCGAAGGGCAGCAGGGCGCGGGAGACTTGGCCTGAGATTAGTGTGGTGCCGTGGTAG
- a CDS encoding DUF2852 domain-containing protein, whose product MNTTALIRPAWTPATIALMVIGFMVFWPLGFAMLAYIIWGDRLDGFKRDVNRATDGIFAGCRRGSDKAARWGHGSSRTGNVAFDDWREKELERLAEERRKLDEMLTEFDEYARELRRAKDQEEFDRFMANRSKSTAPTTTSDTTGKTAPKRGKGTNLLDD is encoded by the coding sequence ATGAACACAACCGCATTGATCCGTCCGGCCTGGACGCCGGCGACCATCGCGCTGATGGTCATCGGCTTCATGGTGTTCTGGCCGCTCGGCTTCGCCATGCTCGCCTACATCATCTGGGGCGACCGGCTCGATGGCTTCAAGCGCGACGTCAACCGTGCCACCGACGGCATCTTCGCCGGCTGCCGCCGCGGCTCCGACAAGGCTGCCCGCTGGGGCCACGGCTCGTCCCGCACCGGCAACGTCGCCTTCGACGACTGGCGCGAGAAGGAACTCGAGCGCCTCGCCGAGGAGCGCCGCAAGCTCGACGAGATGCTGACCGAGTTCGACGAATATGCCCGCGAGCTGCGCCGCGCCAAGGACCAGGAAGAGTTCGACCGCTTCATGGCGAACCGCAGCAAGTCGACCGCGCCGACCACAACGAGCGATACGACCGGAAAAACCGCCCCGAAGCGCGGCAAGGGCACCAACCTGCTCGACGACTGA